A genomic segment from Gemmatimonadaceae bacterium encodes:
- a CDS encoding nuclear transport factor 2 family protein translates to MTNTAPLGTMEVAKTLVDLCRQGRNDQAIAQLYSPDVVSVEAGSPEPGVSREARGLDAVVAKGTWWVENHIVHDSKVGGPWPHDDRFIVTFTYDITHKPSGHRFVMEEAALFTVVNGKITREEFFYSMG, encoded by the coding sequence ATGACGAACACCGCACCGTTGGGCACGATGGAGGTGGCGAAGACGCTGGTCGACCTCTGCCGCCAGGGCCGGAACGACCAGGCGATTGCGCAGCTGTACTCCCCGGACGTCGTCAGTGTCGAGGCCGGGAGCCCCGAGCCCGGGGTTTCCCGCGAAGCGCGCGGCCTCGACGCCGTCGTCGCCAAGGGCACGTGGTGGGTGGAGAACCACATCGTGCACGACTCCAAGGTCGGCGGCCCGTGGCCACACGACGACCGGTTCATCGTCACCTTCACGTACGACATCACGCACAAGCCGTCCGGGCATCGCTTCGTGATGGAGGAGGCAGCGCTCTTCACGGTGGTGAACGGCAAGATCACGCGCGAGGAGTTCTTCTACAGCATGGGGTGA